In Acidobacteriota bacterium, one DNA window encodes the following:
- a CDS encoding L-aspartate oxidase, which translates to MQEIQVSDFVIVGSGIAGLRAALALGPAAHTVVLTKGVINDSATAYAQGGIAVATGEDDTVDLHEQDTLTAGDGLCDPGAVKILVEEGPAAIAELLAWGASFDRADGHLERTREAAHSRSRVLHAHGDSTGREIARTLEERAGRLPRLRIIPHARASRLLGSQGRVVGVEFTAAGGVGVCQIYARAVLLATGGLGQLYQDTTNPAVATGDGLALAFTAGAVLADMEFVQFHPTALALPGAPRFLLSEALRGEGAVLRNPAGERFMLRYQPAAELAPRDVVARALEAELRAVSARAGDKPAACYLDATALPPPQLARRFPRIAATLAQFGLSLARDWIPVRPAAHYAMGGIATDWDGRSSLPGLFAAGECACTGVHGANRLASNSLLEGLVFGARAGAAMAALQPTVNTGPAPLPLPPPAAADLAPVRAVLSACAGVIRNRADLATGLLQLESLASSSRQHAPVTAAAIVRAALARHESRGAHFRTDFPEHAPALAGRHSRQQGGAPVSFGPLLQPASGRGVAPRELQAVDSPDHQHYGNQD; encoded by the coding sequence GGAGATACAGGTGAGCGACTTCGTGATCGTCGGCTCGGGAATCGCGGGCCTGCGCGCTGCGCTGGCGCTGGGGCCGGCGGCGCACACCGTGGTGCTGACCAAGGGCGTGATCAACGACTCCGCCACCGCCTACGCCCAGGGCGGCATCGCCGTCGCCACCGGTGAGGATGACACCGTCGATCTCCACGAGCAGGACACCCTCACCGCCGGCGACGGGCTTTGTGATCCCGGTGCGGTTAAAATCCTGGTCGAGGAAGGCCCTGCCGCCATCGCCGAGCTGCTTGCCTGGGGCGCGAGCTTTGACCGCGCCGATGGCCACCTGGAGCGCACGCGCGAGGCGGCGCATTCCCGTTCGCGCGTCCTGCACGCCCACGGCGACTCCACCGGTCGCGAAATCGCCCGGACGCTGGAAGAGCGCGCCGGCCGCTTACCGCGTCTCCGCATAATTCCGCATGCGCGTGCCAGTCGCTTGCTCGGTTCGCAGGGACGCGTGGTCGGGGTTGAATTCACTGCCGCCGGAGGCGTGGGCGTCTGCCAGATTTACGCCCGCGCCGTACTGCTGGCCACCGGAGGTCTCGGACAGCTTTATCAGGACACCACCAATCCCGCCGTCGCCACCGGGGACGGGCTTGCGCTCGCCTTCACGGCGGGCGCCGTGCTGGCGGATATGGAATTCGTGCAATTCCATCCCACCGCGTTGGCCCTCCCCGGCGCTCCCCGTTTTCTTCTCAGCGAAGCGCTGCGGGGCGAAGGCGCGGTGTTGCGCAATCCGGCCGGTGAGCGCTTCATGCTGCGCTACCAACCGGCCGCCGAGCTGGCCCCGCGTGACGTGGTGGCGCGCGCCCTCGAAGCTGAGTTGCGTGCCGTGAGCGCCCGCGCCGGGGACAAACCGGCCGCTTGCTACCTGGACGCCACAGCTCTGCCCCCCCCACAGCTCGCCCGCCGCTTTCCCCGCATTGCCGCCACGCTGGCGCAGTTTGGCCTGAGCCTCGCACGCGATTGGATCCCGGTGCGCCCGGCGGCGCATTATGCCATGGGCGGCATTGCCACCGATTGGGACGGTCGCAGCTCGCTTCCCGGCCTGTTCGCGGCTGGAGAGTGTGCCTGCACCGGCGTTCATGGCGCCAACCGCCTGGCCAGCAATTCCCTGCTCGAAGGCCTGGTCTTCGGCGCCCGCGCCGGCGCCGCCATGGCCGCGCTCCAACCCACTGTCAATACCGGACCCGCGCCCCTCCCGCTCCCCCCGCCGGCCGCAGCCGACCTGGCGCCGGTGCGAGCCGTCCTCAGCGCCTGCGCCGGCGTAATCCGCAACCGCGCGGACCTGGCAACCGGGTTACTCCAGCTCGAATCCCTGGCCTCGAGCAGCCGTCAGCATGCACCGGTCACCGCGGCTGCCATTGTGCGCGCGGCTCTCGCCCGCCACGAAAGTCGGGGCGCTCACTTTCGCACCGATTTCCCCGAGCACGCTCCGGCGCTGGCAGGCCGCCACTCGCGCCAACAGGGCGGCGCACCGGTTTCGTTTGGCCCCTTACTGCAACCAGCGTCCGGGCGTGGAGTCGCGCCGCGAGAACTGCAGGCGGTAGACTCCCCAGACCACCAGCACTACGGCAATCAGGACTAA